A single window of Intrasporangium calvum DSM 43043 DNA harbors:
- a CDS encoding tyrosine-type recombinase/integrase has protein sequence MNSWETTMMHGVRGFFRFAHIDGLIHADPAVYARLPKVHRDKTRTQGLDRLELIRFLQVAQTITVHHGALAYLLGINALRASEAAGVRIEDYADTLRGHRVLHVLGKGNKPATMPLTVPVLRVLEACRGQRTSGPLVLRPVSGKPIDRRDVYRMVARIAKTAGIPRHISPHSLRHAAITNALDAGVPLRDAQILARHADPRTTEHYDRARGNLDRHGVHFLTAYVAGV, from the coding sequence GTGAACTCGTGGGAAACGACGATGATGCACGGCGTGCGCGGCTTCTTCCGCTTCGCCCACATCGACGGGCTCATCCACGCGGACCCGGCCGTCTACGCCCGGCTTCCCAAGGTCCACCGCGACAAGACGCGGACCCAAGGACTGGACCGGCTCGAGCTGATCCGGTTCCTCCAAGTAGCCCAGACGATCACCGTGCATCACGGCGCGCTCGCGTACCTGCTGGGCATCAACGCCCTGCGCGCCTCCGAGGCCGCCGGGGTCCGCATCGAGGACTACGCCGACACGCTGCGCGGCCACCGGGTGCTGCACGTCCTGGGCAAGGGCAACAAGCCGGCCACCATGCCGCTGACCGTCCCGGTGCTCCGGGTCCTGGAGGCCTGCCGCGGGCAGCGCACCAGCGGGCCGCTGGTGCTGCGACCGGTCTCCGGCAAGCCGATCGACCGACGCGACGTCTACCGCATGGTCGCCCGGATCGCGAAGACAGCCGGGATCCCGCGGCACATCAGCCCGCACTCGCTGCGCCACGCCGCGATCACCAACGCCCTGGACGCCGGCGTCCCCCTGCGGGACGCGCAAATCCTCGCCCGGCACGCCGACCCCCGCACGACCGAACACTACGACCGCGCCCGCGGCAACCTCGACCGGCACGGCGTCCACTTCCTGACCGCCTACGTCGCCGGCGTGTGA
- a CDS encoding cupin domain-containing protein: MTLTEPFVVRRDPAIARPFQVLAASDRTAGTVIFGEAKLPARTSGPGLHVHTREDEAIFVISGIITFVVGDRRFEAADGDLVWLPREVPHTFANVGDEPAWAFGTTTPAGLEGMFEEQAAYFDGLQGPADPARIAEIGARYGVTALGPPLEVDG, translated from the coding sequence ATGACGTTGACGGAGCCGTTCGTCGTCAGGCGCGATCCAGCGATCGCAAGACCGTTTCAGGTGCTGGCGGCTTCCGACCGGACAGCAGGCACTGTGATCTTCGGCGAAGCCAAGCTGCCAGCACGCACCTCCGGCCCGGGACTACACGTTCATACGCGCGAGGACGAGGCCATCTTTGTCATCAGCGGGATCATCACCTTCGTCGTAGGCGATCGCAGGTTCGAAGCCGCCGACGGCGACTTGGTGTGGCTGCCACGCGAGGTCCCCCACACCTTCGCGAATGTGGGCGACGAGCCTGCCTGGGCTTTCGGGACGACGACCCCAGCGGGCCTGGAGGGCATGTTCGAGGAACAGGCCGCGTATTTCGATGGCCTGCAGGGTCCTGCCGACCCCGCTCGGATCGCTGAGATCGGCGCCAGGTACGGCGTGACTGCGCTGGGTCCGCCGCTCGAGGTCGACGGCTAG
- a CDS encoding IS110 family transposase: MAMVFIGVDPHKLSVTIEVVDDHESVLGTGRFATDKAGYAAMRKQVRGWPERVWAVEGSNGAGRPLAQRLLADGEHVVDVPAKLSARARLLDTGHNRKTDAHDAHAVAVVAVRTPGLRVLSYDSELEALRMLVDRREELTRQRVQTVNRLQRLLSELTPGKAKKDLTALQAKAILASVRPRDLAGKTRRRLAVEQLTELVAADKKTKALSKELKAIVLSRGSHLMDLRGVGPVVAARTLADVGDVARFADRNRFASWTGTAPLDASSGEQDRHRLSRAGNRRMNHMIHIAAISQIRLASEGRTYYRRKLAEGKKPLEAIRCLKRRISDALYRQLVADARAVETGPGGHCGATQESSAVDVPPHIDTSDQPLPGPAPTTLPAAVARANPHPGSAPQMTRRRAGAVKVERPTGRTTLTATSAGAHSKEPIPAP, translated from the coding sequence ATGGCGATGGTGTTCATCGGGGTCGATCCCCACAAGCTGTCGGTGACGATCGAGGTCGTCGATGACCACGAGAGCGTGCTGGGCACGGGTCGGTTCGCCACCGACAAGGCCGGGTACGCCGCGATGCGCAAGCAGGTGCGGGGGTGGCCGGAGCGGGTCTGGGCGGTCGAGGGCAGCAACGGCGCCGGCCGGCCGCTGGCGCAGCGGCTGCTCGCCGACGGTGAGCACGTCGTGGACGTCCCCGCGAAGTTGTCGGCCCGGGCCCGGTTGCTCGACACCGGCCACAACCGCAAGACCGACGCCCACGACGCGCACGCCGTCGCGGTCGTCGCGGTGCGCACTCCGGGGTTGCGGGTGCTGTCCTACGACAGCGAGCTCGAGGCGCTGCGGATGCTCGTCGACCGCCGGGAGGAGCTGACCCGGCAACGCGTGCAGACCGTCAACCGGTTGCAGCGGCTGCTCTCCGAGCTGACCCCCGGGAAGGCGAAGAAGGACCTGACCGCCTTGCAGGCCAAGGCAATCCTCGCTTCGGTGCGGCCCCGGGACCTGGCCGGCAAGACCCGGCGCCGGCTCGCGGTCGAGCAGCTGACCGAGTTGGTCGCGGCCGACAAGAAGACCAAGGCGCTGAGCAAGGAGCTGAAGGCGATCGTCTTGTCCCGCGGGTCGCACCTGATGGACCTGCGCGGCGTCGGCCCGGTGGTCGCCGCGCGCACGTTGGCCGACGTCGGTGACGTGGCGCGGTTCGCCGACCGGAACCGGTTCGCGTCCTGGACCGGCACCGCCCCGTTGGACGCGTCCTCCGGCGAGCAGGACCGACACCGGCTGTCGCGGGCCGGGAACCGGCGGATGAACCACATGATCCACATCGCCGCGATCAGCCAGATCCGACTCGCCAGCGAGGGCCGGACCTACTACCGGCGCAAGCTCGCCGAGGGCAAGAAGCCCCTCGAGGCGATCAGGTGCCTCAAGCGCAGGATCTCCGACGCCCTCTACCGCCAGCTCGTCGCCGACGCCCGTGCCGTTGAAACGGGCCCGGGAGGGCACTGCGGGGCGACTCAAGAATCCAGCGCGGTCGACGTGCCCCCGCACATCGACACTTCGGATCAGCCACTTCCCGGACCCGCACCTACCACGCTACCGGCCGCCGTGGCCCGTGCGAACCCCCACCCGGGCTCGGCTCCCCAGATGACGCGACGACGCGCCGGAGCCGTCAAGGTGGAGCGCCCCACCGGACGAACGACCTTGACGGCGACCAGCGCCGGCGCACACTCGAAAGAGCCGATCCCGGCCCCTTGA
- a CDS encoding type II toxin-antitoxin system Phd/YefM family antitoxin, whose amino-acid sequence MTVEPLRDVRNHFSDVIDRVEHEHERVTVTRNGRPVAVILSPDDLAQLEETLSVLSDPEALADIREADAAYATGDVVRGVEAVRGLRS is encoded by the coding sequence ATGACTGTTGAACCGCTTCGCGATGTCCGCAACCATTTCAGCGACGTCATCGACCGCGTCGAGCATGAGCACGAGCGGGTCACAGTCACGCGCAATGGACGCCCGGTTGCCGTCATCCTCAGCCCGGACGACCTGGCGCAGCTGGAGGAGACCCTCTCGGTGCTCAGCGACCCCGAAGCCCTCGCCGACATCCGTGAGGCCGATGCGGCATACGCGACCGGTGACGTCGTTCGCGGGGTCGAGGCCGTGCGCGGCCTGCGCTCGTGA
- a CDS encoding tyrosine-type recombinase/integrase: MTLAVVRSVDSARSLHGSLDVEAFEQEMIDQYSLASAAAGTLDATTAADRSVVFEFARFLGAPLWSAQPEDADRYLRAARRERRLATSTVAGKATALAKFYEFVIARYQGDIHALFGQVVTQPIDEFNRPRAVAAATAARIPPTTDEVGALFASWGQALPVARKYLPAARDYLAASLWRRVGLRINETVMLDIGDWHPDLGAHGKLHVRHGKGSRGRGAKIRIVPAIDEVDALLEWWLTDVRHQFGDDADDPSAPLLPSERRDAMTGHATRIGAEALRAGLGHAVQAWLPTWTGRLTPHVLRHYCASHLYQQGMSLKAIQELMGHSWLSTTTQYIHVHSTHIEASWAAANQRTLDRLGTMTTRQER, from the coding sequence ATGACACTGGCAGTGGTCCGCTCGGTGGACTCGGCCCGAAGCCTGCACGGCAGTCTGGACGTCGAGGCGTTCGAGCAGGAGATGATCGACCAGTACTCGCTGGCGTCGGCCGCGGCGGGGACCCTGGACGCGACGACCGCGGCGGACCGCTCGGTCGTCTTCGAGTTCGCGCGGTTCCTGGGTGCCCCGTTGTGGAGCGCGCAGCCCGAGGACGCCGACCGCTACTTGCGCGCGGCACGTCGTGAGCGCCGGCTGGCCACCTCGACCGTGGCGGGCAAGGCAACAGCGTTGGCGAAGTTCTACGAGTTCGTGATCGCCCGCTACCAGGGCGACATCCATGCGCTGTTCGGGCAGGTCGTCACCCAGCCGATCGACGAGTTCAACCGGCCGCGCGCCGTTGCCGCGGCAACCGCAGCGCGTATCCCGCCGACGACCGACGAGGTCGGCGCCCTGTTCGCCTCCTGGGGCCAGGCGCTGCCCGTGGCCCGCAAGTACCTGCCGGCGGCCCGGGACTACCTCGCGGCCTCGCTGTGGCGACGAGTCGGGCTGCGGATCAACGAAACCGTGATGCTCGACATCGGCGACTGGCACCCCGACCTCGGTGCCCACGGCAAGCTGCATGTGCGACACGGCAAGGGCAGCCGCGGCCGCGGCGCCAAGATCCGCATCGTGCCGGCCATCGACGAGGTCGACGCGCTGCTGGAGTGGTGGCTGACCGACGTACGCCACCAGTTCGGCGACGATGCCGACGACCCGAGCGCGCCACTGCTGCCGAGCGAACGACGAGACGCGATGACCGGGCACGCCACCCGGATCGGCGCCGAGGCATTGCGCGCCGGCCTCGGGCACGCCGTGCAGGCGTGGCTGCCGACGTGGACCGGTCGGCTCACCCCGCACGTGCTGCGCCACTACTGCGCGTCCCATCTGTACCAGCAAGGCATGAGCCTCAAGGCGATCCAAGAGCTGATGGGACACAGCTGGCTCTCCACGACCACCCAGTACATCCACGTCCACTCCACCCATATCGAGGCGTCCTGGGCTGCTGCGAACCAGCGGACCCTGGACCGCCTCGGGACCATGACCACCCGCCAGGAGCGATGA
- a CDS encoding GNAT family N-acetyltransferase: MPEFNWRPANDATSEDVEAVFDGGGARRCRCQALKVPGWIWRDTTQEERDAALLEQAGCGTSGPTSGLVGYVDGEPAGWVAVEPRENYPRIWARQKPWMRMDPDLEGVWSVTCFVVRKGFRRQGLMYELAAATVEYGRQVGARVLEGYPTEPPPGKIVIWDEASVGLLQVFLAAGYEVEASPTLRRRVVRHRLGADWRRIGTGEHTG; the protein is encoded by the coding sequence ATGCCCGAGTTCAACTGGCGACCGGCCAACGACGCGACGAGCGAGGACGTCGAAGCCGTGTTCGACGGCGGCGGCGCCCGCAGGTGCCGCTGCCAGGCGCTCAAGGTCCCGGGCTGGATCTGGCGCGACACGACTCAGGAGGAGCGCGACGCCGCGCTCCTGGAGCAGGCCGGCTGCGGCACGAGCGGCCCCACGTCCGGCCTCGTTGGGTACGTCGACGGCGAGCCGGCCGGCTGGGTCGCGGTCGAGCCGCGGGAGAACTACCCGAGGATCTGGGCCCGGCAGAAGCCGTGGATGCGGATGGACCCCGACCTCGAGGGCGTCTGGTCGGTCACCTGCTTCGTCGTGCGTAAGGGCTTCCGTCGACAGGGGCTGATGTACGAGCTCGCCGCCGCCACCGTCGAGTACGGCAGACAGGTCGGCGCTCGGGTCCTCGAGGGGTACCCCACCGAGCCGCCGCCGGGGAAGATCGTGATCTGGGACGAGGCGTCGGTCGGGCTGCTCCAGGTCTTCCTGGCCGCCGGCTACGAGGTCGAGGCGTCTCCCACCCTGCGCCGGAGGGTGGTGCGACACCGACTCGGCGCCGACTGGCGGCGGATCGGGACGGGCGAGCACACCGGATGA
- a CDS encoding DUF429 domain-containing protein, whose amino-acid sequence MNNPGSGGSDGEYRVMGVDACKKGWVGITNDARGYFGSNIESLIRSALEDGALHVIAIDIPIGLPETGPRQADALARKLVGRRASSVFSTPIRAALAASTHAEATAISAKTTGKGLSQQAFGLGKKILEVDQWARTTSQRVIEVHPEVCFASMGGGHLRHPKSTWAGSEERRGLLASAGITVPGDIGIAGEMAGTDDVLDAAAAVWTALRFAKGVAISHPLAPERFGDGHDAAIWA is encoded by the coding sequence GTGAACAATCCAGGATCAGGCGGGAGCGATGGTGAGTACCGCGTCATGGGCGTTGACGCCTGCAAGAAGGGGTGGGTCGGCATCACCAACGACGCCCGGGGGTACTTCGGTTCGAACATTGAGAGTCTGATCCGGTCGGCCCTAGAAGACGGGGCCCTGCACGTCATCGCGATCGACATTCCCATCGGGCTGCCAGAGACGGGGCCACGGCAGGCCGATGCTCTCGCTCGCAAGCTGGTCGGTAGGCGCGCGTCGTCCGTGTTCTCCACACCCATCCGCGCGGCCTTGGCGGCAAGTACCCACGCGGAGGCGACGGCGATCAGCGCCAAGACGACAGGCAAGGGCCTCAGTCAACAGGCCTTCGGGCTCGGTAAGAAGATCCTCGAAGTCGACCAATGGGCGCGCACAACCTCCCAACGAGTGATCGAGGTGCACCCGGAGGTCTGCTTCGCAAGCATGGGCGGCGGCCATCTACGTCACCCCAAGTCCACGTGGGCAGGCTCCGAGGAACGACGTGGCCTCCTGGCCTCTGCAGGCATCACTGTTCCAGGAGACATCGGCATCGCGGGTGAGATGGCGGGGACCGACGACGTACTCGACGCAGCAGCCGCCGTCTGGACTGCATTACGTTTCGCAAAGGGGGTGGCCATCTCCCACCCATTAGCCCCGGAGCGATTCGGCGATGGCCATGACGCCGCCATCTGGGCGTAG
- a CDS encoding NUDIX domain-containing protein, translated as MHEVVVGALVRGGQVLLVHRSPNKHAYPDVWDLPGGLIEAGESELDGLTRELHEELGVQVAPASVAHLCRLTVGPAEEPALLSAWLVHDWQGTPANVAPEEHDDIGWFDLEQLPPLAHVLVRTARVNAMRSHCG; from the coding sequence ATGCATGAGGTGGTCGTCGGCGCGCTGGTTCGTGGGGGTCAAGTCCTACTCGTGCATCGGAGTCCGAATAAGCATGCGTACCCGGACGTGTGGGATCTGCCGGGCGGACTGATCGAGGCTGGCGAGTCAGAACTGGACGGGCTCACGCGGGAGCTGCACGAAGAACTCGGCGTGCAGGTAGCGCCGGCCTCGGTTGCTCATCTGTGTCGGCTGACCGTCGGACCTGCAGAGGAGCCGGCGCTCCTTAGCGCTTGGCTTGTGCATGACTGGCAGGGAACGCCCGCGAACGTCGCTCCCGAGGAACACGACGACATCGGATGGTTCGACCTTGAGCAGTTGCCTCCTCTCGCCCATGTACTCGTGCGCACGGCCCGGGTGAATGCGATGCGGAGTCACTGCGGCTGA
- a CDS encoding IS3 family transposase (programmed frameshift), producing the protein MPAPKKFDEATRERAVRMYLDRLEQHGEAKVEARRQVGALLDINQATIRNWVEAEERAAGSRPAASARVAESEEVRALKRRVAELERANDILKTASAFFGSGGARPPTAVIVAYIDTYRARFGVEPICTVLSEHGMKIAPSTYYARKACPLSDAALEEAYLVNAIFTLWQQNWRVYGVRKLYHEARRAGLGVGRDQVARLMRIAGIRGVRRGTHHTVTTRRDEAAARHPDLVKRGWDVPTRVDQLWVADFSYVWTLAGFVYVAFVVDVFSRRILGWRVTTSKHTSMVTDALRQALSLRQRHQSHWDATGLVHHSDAGSQYTSIAFTAELLEAGIAGSIGTVGDALDNALCESTIGLFKTEAIDLPGPAWKDRREVEWQVARWVQWYNARRLHSSIGYLPPVEFEHLHRQATTVTPIPEVA; encoded by the exons ATGCCTGCACCGAAGAAGTTCGACGAGGCGACCCGTGAGCGGGCGGTCCGGATGTACCTGGACCGGCTCGAGCAGCACGGGGAGGCGAAGGTCGAGGCGCGTCGTCAGGTCGGCGCGCTGCTCGACATCAACCAGGCCACGATCCGCAACTGGGTCGAGGCCGAGGAACGGGCCGCGGGTTCCCGCCCGGCGGCCTCGGCTCGAGTGGCGGAATCGGAGGAGGTGCGTGCACTCAAGCGTCGGGTCGCCGAGCTCGAGCGCGCGAACGACATCCTCAAGACCGCCTCGGCGTTTTTCG GCTCAGGCGGAGCTCGACCGCCGACTGCGGTGATCGTGGCCTACATCGACACCTACCGGGCCCGCTTCGGCGTCGAGCCGATCTGTACCGTGCTGTCCGAGCACGGCATGAAGATCGCGCCGAGCACCTACTACGCCCGCAAGGCCTGCCCGCTCAGCGATGCGGCGCTCGAGGAGGCGTATCTGGTCAACGCGATCTTCACACTGTGGCAACAGAATTGGCGTGTCTACGGGGTGCGCAAGCTCTATCACGAGGCGCGCCGTGCCGGCCTTGGCGTGGGCCGCGACCAGGTGGCGCGGCTGATGCGGATCGCCGGGATCCGCGGGGTACGCCGAGGAACGCACCACACCGTGACGACCCGGCGGGATGAGGCGGCGGCCCGGCACCCGGACCTGGTCAAGCGGGGCTGGGACGTGCCCACTCGGGTGGACCAGCTGTGGGTGGCCGACTTCTCCTACGTGTGGACGCTGGCCGGGTTCGTGTACGTGGCGTTCGTCGTGGACGTGTTCTCCCGCCGGATTCTGGGCTGGCGGGTGACCACGAGCAAGCACACCTCGATGGTGACCGACGCGCTGCGCCAAGCCCTCAGCCTGCGTCAGCGTCACCAATCGCACTGGGATGCAACAGGGTTGGTCCATCACTCGGATGCCGGGAGCCAGTACACCTCGATCGCGTTCACCGCTGAGCTGCTCGAGGCCGGCATCGCCGGCTCGATCGGCACCGTCGGCGATGCGCTCGACAACGCGCTCTGCGAGAGCACCATCGGGCTGTTCAAGACCGAGGCCATCGACCTGCCCGGTCCCGCGTGGAAGGACCGCCGCGAGGTCGAGTGGCAGGTCGCCCGCTGGGTCCAGTGGTACAACGCCCGGCGGCTGCACTCCTCGATCGGGTACCTGCCCCCGGTTGAGTTCGAGCACCTTCACCGGCAGGCTACGACCGTGACCCCCATCCCGGAGGTCGCGTAA
- a CDS encoding helix-turn-helix domain-containing protein: MRWNMRMKAAEAGIWKSTELRRMLAEAGLDISAGKMSGLWTGTPTTIRLDDLDVICFVLGCTPADLLICEPEAVAARKPATKTTANARTASSGRRRTPGRSRSQPPA; encoded by the coding sequence ATGCGTTGGAACATGCGGATGAAGGCCGCCGAGGCCGGGATCTGGAAGTCGACCGAGCTACGCCGGATGCTGGCCGAGGCCGGCCTGGACATCAGCGCCGGGAAGATGTCGGGGCTGTGGACCGGCACCCCGACCACGATCCGGCTGGACGATCTCGACGTGATCTGCTTCGTCCTCGGCTGCACCCCAGCCGACCTGCTGATCTGCGAGCCCGAGGCAGTCGCCGCCCGCAAGCCCGCCACGAAGACGACGGCCAACGCGCGAACCGCCTCATCCGGCCGGCGCCGTACCCCGGGCCGGAGCCGGAGCCAGCCACCGGCATGA
- a CDS encoding type II toxin-antitoxin system RelE family toxin, with protein sequence MSEEPYELVLTPPAVRAVRSGLPEAVAAAVIEFLTGALIQNPHRVGKPLRGELAGIHSARRGTYRVLYRINEIQGEVVVLRIDHRRDAYRRG encoded by the coding sequence GTGAGCGAAGAACCGTACGAACTGGTCCTGACCCCTCCCGCCGTCCGAGCCGTGCGCTCAGGACTGCCCGAGGCCGTTGCGGCGGCGGTCATAGAGTTCCTCACCGGAGCATTGATCCAGAACCCGCACCGCGTCGGCAAGCCATTGCGGGGGGAGCTCGCGGGTATCCACTCGGCCCGGCGCGGCACCTACCGCGTCCTGTATCGAATCAACGAGATCCAAGGCGAAGTGGTGGTTCTCCGCATCGACCACCGACGAGACGCTTACCGACGCGGATAA